A single region of the Streptococcus macedonicus ACA-DC 198 genome encodes:
- a CDS encoding Transposase codes for MDHFKGKQFQKDVIIVAVGYYLRYNLSYREVQELLYDRGINVCHTTIYRWVQEYIKVLFYLWKKKNRQSFYSWKMDETYIKIKGRWHYLYRAIDADGLTLDIWLRKKRDTQAAYAFLKRLHKQFGQPRVIVTDKAPSLGSAFRKLQSVGLYTKTEHRTVKYLNNLIEQDHRPIKRRNKFYQSLRTASSTIKGMETIRGIYKKNRRNGTLFGFSVSTEIKVLMGITA; via the coding sequence ATGGATCATTTCAAAGGGAAACAATTTCAAAAAGATGTGATTATTGTCGCTGTTGGTTACTACCTGCGTTACAATCTAAGCTATCGTGAAGTTCAAGAACTACTGTATGATCGTGGAATAAATGTTTGTCACACTACGATTTATCGCTGGGTGCAAGAGTACATCAAAGTCCTCTTTTATCTTTGGAAGAAGAAAAATAGACAATCCTTCTATTCATGGAAAATGGACGAAACCTATATCAAAATTAAGGGACGTTGGCATTATCTTTATCGTGCAATTGATGCGGACGGCTTAACCTTAGATATCTGGTTACGAAAGAAACGGGATACTCAAGCAGCCTATGCTTTCTTAAAACGACTTCATAAACAGTTTGGACAGCCTAGAGTCATCGTGACAGACAAAGCACCTTCTCTTGGCTCCGCCTTTAGAAAGTTACAGAGTGTGGGTTTATATACTAAGACAGAGCACCGAACTGTGAAGTATCTTAACAATTTAATAGAACAAGACCATCGACCTATTAAACGACGAAATAAATTTTATCAAAGTCTCCGTACAGCCTCTTCCACGATAAAGGGCATGGAGACCATTCGAGGAATATACAAAAAGAACCGAAGAAATGGAACACTCTTCGGCTTTTCGGTCTCTACTGAAATCAAGGTATTAATGGGAATAACAGCCTAA
- the yfhQ gene encoding A/G-specific adenine glycosylase produces MINFTDYGIEMWDDEKIASFRRTLLAWYDNEKRDLPWRRTKNPYHIWVSEIMLQQTQVVTVIPYYERFLAWFPTVDDLAKAPEEKLLKAWEGLGYYSRVRNMQKAAQEIMDDFNGEFPSTYDDILSLKGIGPYTAGAIASIAFDLPEPAVDGNVMRVMARLFEVNYDISDPKNRKIFQAIMEVLIDPERPGDFNQALMDLGTDIDSAKNPRPDESPIRFFSAAYLHGTYDKYPIKLPKKKPKPLQIQAFVIRNSKGDFLLEKNTDGRLLGGFWSFPIMETDFIGQQLDLFETNNAKNTLKTTSQKTLFKEEYKLNPTWTNQTFNHVKHTFSHQKWTIELIEGSVNSNEFTKDRELRWVAQDQLSTYPMATPQKKMLKEYLKMEG; encoded by the coding sequence ATGATTAATTTTACTGATTATGGCATTGAGATGTGGGATGATGAGAAAATTGCTTCTTTTCGTCGCACGCTGCTTGCTTGGTATGACAATGAAAAGCGAGATTTGCCTTGGCGCAGAACCAAAAATCCTTATCACATTTGGGTGTCTGAAATCATGTTGCAACAAACACAAGTTGTTACTGTTATTCCCTACTATGAACGCTTTTTAGCTTGGTTTCCAACCGTTGACGATCTCGCCAAAGCTCCTGAAGAAAAATTACTTAAAGCGTGGGAAGGCTTAGGTTATTATTCACGCGTGCGCAATATGCAAAAAGCTGCGCAAGAAATCATGGACGATTTTAATGGCGAATTTCCTAGCACTTATGATGATATTCTCTCCTTAAAAGGAATTGGACCTTATACAGCTGGTGCGATTGCAAGCATTGCTTTTGACCTTCCCGAGCCAGCTGTGGACGGCAATGTCATGCGTGTTATGGCAAGGCTTTTTGAGGTCAATTATGATATTAGTGACCCTAAAAATCGCAAAATCTTTCAAGCTATTATGGAAGTTCTCATTGACCCTGAACGCCCTGGGGATTTCAATCAAGCACTTATGGATTTGGGCACAGATATTGACTCTGCTAAAAATCCTCGCCCAGATGAATCACCAATTCGCTTTTTCAGCGCAGCTTATTTACACGGCACTTATGACAAATACCCTATCAAATTGCCAAAGAAAAAGCCAAAACCGTTGCAAATTCAAGCTTTTGTCATTCGCAACAGCAAAGGTGATTTCTTATTAGAAAAGAATACAGACGGGCGATTGCTTGGTGGTTTTTGGTCATTTCCAATCATGGAAACTGATTTTATTGGGCAACAACTTGATTTATTTGAGACAAATAATGCCAAAAACACTCTCAAAACAACGTCGCAAAAAACGTTATTTAAGGAAGAATATAAACTAAACCCAACTTGGACAAATCAAACCTTCAATCACGTCAAGCATACCTTTAGCCACCAAAAATGGACAATCGAACTCATCGAAGGCTCAGTCAACTCAAATGAGTTTACCAAAGATAGGGAACTCCGCTGGGTCGCACAAGACCAACTTTCGACCTACCCCATGGCAACCCCACAAAAGAAAATGTTAAAAGAGTATCTGAAAATGGAGGGATAA
- a CDS encoding Gfa-like protein, which yields MVNVEDFQILSGADEIVTYESSKGKYRYYCKNCHSQIYHIKDDMPDKLTLKLGTIDHCEQDLTLLELKHIHNSQKFPWLE from the coding sequence TTGGTCAACGTTGAAGATTTTCAAATCTTATCTGGTGCAGATGAGATTGTGACTTATGAATCCTCTAAAGGAAAATACCGCTATTATTGTAAGAATTGTCACAGCCAAATTTACCACATCAAAGATGATATGCCAGATAAACTTACTTTAAAACTGGGAACAATTGACCATTGCGAACAAGACTTGACCTTACTCGAACTCAAGCACATTCACAACAGCCAGAAATTCCCATGGCTTGAATGA
- a CDS encoding Fumarate reductase, flavoprotein subunit precursor has product MKLVAIVGTNSDRSTNRKLLKFMAKHFSDSADIEILEIKNLPAFNEPEDKMAPAPVADFSQKIASADGVIIATPEYDHTIPAPLASALEWIAYTSRVLINKPIMIVGASLGALGTSRAQAHLRQILDAPELKARIMPGTEFFLGHSEQVSDILNKF; this is encoded by the coding sequence ATGAAATTAGTTGCTATCGTTGGAACGAATTCAGATCGTTCTACCAACCGAAAATTATTAAAATTTATGGCGAAGCATTTTTCTGATTCAGCTGATATTGAAATCCTTGAAATCAAGAATTTGCCAGCTTTCAACGAACCAGAGGATAAGATGGCTCCCGCTCCTGTCGCTGATTTTTCTCAAAAAATCGCTAGCGCAGATGGTGTCATTATCGCAACTCCAGAATATGACCATACGATTCCTGCACCACTTGCTTCTGCTCTTGAATGGATTGCCTACACTAGCCGTGTGCTTATCAATAAACCAATCATGATTGTTGGGGCTTCTCTTGGTGCTCTCGGTACTTCACGCGCACAAGCTCATCTCCGTCAAATCCTTGATGCCCCTGAATTAAAAGCACGCATCATGCCAGGAACAGAATTTTTCCTCGGACATTCTGAACAAGTTTCGGACATTCTGAACAAGTTTTAG
- the ifcA gene encoding Fumarate reductase flavoprotein subunit: MKLVAIVGTNAKKSYNRLLLQYMARHFAKKADIEILEIIDVPMFNETDDQTESAIIQEFNSKITEADGVIIATPEHNHTIPSSLNSLLEWLSFNIHPLAGKPTMIVGASYDIQGSSRAQLHLRQILDAPGVNATVMPGSEFLLGRVQTAFDENGDLKDQGTIDFLESCFFRFLRFATIANQLNEPEEVRFEPGTYQVTTVGHNGDLPMSVTLSEERIEAIDIDSSGETGGIADVVFTRIPSEIIEGQTLNVDAVSGASVTSNGVLDGVARAVRQAGANPDALRSRPKAPSALDKEDRIYDTELVVVGGGGAGLAAAARALQAGKKVVVVEKFPSVGGNTVRAGGPMNAPDPAWQNTFAANPGEANTLQELHDIDEATIDPEFIDDFRALKVEIEEYLKDSTYLFDSKLLYRIQTYLGGKRKDLKGNEIHGNYQLISVLTERALESVHWLENIGVEFVRDEVTMPVGALWRRGHKPKVPMGVAFISVLKDFVLKNGGIILTDTQVKELLVTDGIVTGVKGTGRNGQSITVNGKAVILTTGGFGANTKMLQQYNTYWSKIDDDIATSNTPSATGDGIFLGQSVGADLVGMGFSQMMPVSDPVTGALFSGLQVPPANFIMVNTKGKRFVDEYGSRDQLSQAAIDNGGLFYLIADENIKETAYNTSQEKIDAQVEAGTLFRADTLEELAEQINIDPAVLIETITNYNSYVDAGHDPEFDKGAFDLKVEKAPFYATPRKPAVHHTMGGLKIDTKAHVINENGQTIKGLFAAGEVAGGLHAGNRLGGNSLTDIFTFGRIATNTAIAEYLG, translated from the coding sequence ATGAAATTAGTCGCTATTGTCGGAACTAACGCCAAAAAATCATATAATCGACTGCTATTACAATACATGGCAAGACATTTTGCCAAAAAAGCAGACATCGAGATTTTAGAAATCATAGATGTACCAATGTTCAATGAAACAGATGACCAGACAGAGTCAGCTATTATTCAAGAATTTAATAGCAAAATCACAGAAGCGGACGGTGTTATCATTGCCACACCTGAACACAACCACACGATTCCTTCAAGCTTAAATAGCCTTCTTGAGTGGCTTTCTTTCAACATTCATCCTTTAGCTGGCAAGCCAACCATGATTGTTGGAGCTTCTTATGACATTCAAGGCTCATCTCGTGCGCAATTGCATCTTCGCCAAATTTTGGATGCACCAGGTGTTAATGCTACTGTCATGCCAGGAAGTGAATTTTTACTAGGACGTGTCCAAACTGCTTTTGATGAAAATGGTGACCTTAAAGACCAAGGAACTATTGATTTTCTAGAATCATGTTTCTTCAGATTCCTTCGCTTTGCAACCATTGCCAATCAACTCAATGAACCAGAAGAAGTTCGTTTTGAACCTGGTACTTATCAAGTCACGACAGTTGGGCACAACGGAGATTTGCCAATGTCCGTAACCCTTTCAGAAGAACGTATTGAAGCGATTGACATTGATTCTTCTGGTGAAACAGGCGGAATTGCTGACGTTGTCTTTACTCGTATCCCAAGTGAAATTATTGAAGGACAAACTTTAAATGTTGATGCGGTATCAGGTGCTTCGGTAACATCAAATGGTGTTCTTGACGGAGTTGCTCGTGCTGTTCGACAAGCAGGTGCCAATCCAGATGCGCTCCGCTCACGTCCAAAAGCACCATCAGCGCTTGATAAAGAAGATAGAATTTACGATACCGAACTCGTCGTTGTCGGTGGCGGCGGAGCAGGGCTTGCTGCTGCAGCTCGTGCCCTTCAAGCTGGTAAAAAAGTGGTTGTCGTTGAAAAATTCCCATCTGTTGGTGGAAACACTGTTCGTGCCGGTGGACCAATGAATGCTCCTGACCCTGCTTGGCAAAATACATTTGCTGCTAACCCTGGTGAAGCTAATACGCTTCAAGAATTGCACGACATTGACGAAGCAACAATCGACCCTGAATTTATCGATGATTTCCGTGCTTTAAAAGTTGAAATCGAAGAATACCTCAAAGACTCCACTTATCTCTTTGATTCAAAATTACTCTACCGTATCCAAACTTATCTTGGCGGTAAACGAAAAGACCTTAAAGGCAATGAAATTCACGGAAATTATCAATTAATCAGCGTTTTAACCGAGCGCGCCCTCGAATCTGTCCACTGGCTGGAAAATATCGGTGTTGAATTTGTCCGTGACGAAGTCACCATGCCAGTTGGAGCTCTCTGGCGCCGCGGTCATAAACCAAAAGTTCCAATGGGCGTTGCCTTTATTTCTGTTTTGAAAGACTTTGTTTTAAAAAATGGTGGCATTATTTTAACAGATACACAAGTCAAAGAATTGCTTGTTACAGACGGTATTGTCACAGGTGTTAAGGGAACAGGACGCAATGGTCAAAGCATTACCGTAAATGGGAAAGCTGTCATTCTGACAACAGGTGGCTTTGGAGCAAATACTAAAATGCTCCAACAGTACAATACTTACTGGTCAAAAATTGATGACGACATTGCCACGTCTAATACCCCATCTGCCACTGGTGACGGCATTTTCCTTGGTCAATCCGTCGGTGCTGACTTGGTTGGAATGGGATTCAGCCAAATGATGCCCGTATCAGACCCAGTTACTGGTGCTCTCTTCTCAGGTCTCCAAGTCCCACCAGCTAACTTTATCATGGTCAATACCAAAGGAAAACGATTCGTTGACGAATACGGCAGCCGTGACCAATTGTCCCAAGCGGCAATTGATAACGGTGGACTTTTCTACTTGATTGCTGATGAAAATATCAAAGAAACAGCTTATAATACAAGCCAAGAAAAAATTGATGCTCAAGTAGAAGCTGGAACGCTTTTCCGCGCTGATACTTTGGAAGAATTAGCAGAGCAAATCAATATTGACCCAGCCGTTTTGATAGAAACAATCACCAATTACAATTCATACGTTGATGCTGGTCATGACCCCGAATTTGACAAAGGTGCCTTCGACCTCAAAGTCGAAAAAGCACCATTTTACGCGACACCACGCAAACCAGCCGTTCACCACACCATGGGTGGTTTGAAAATTGATACCAAAGCCCATGTTATTAACGAAAACGGGCAAACGATTAAAGGGCTCTTTGCAGCTGGCGAAGTAGCTGGCGGACTCCACGCTGGTAACCGCCTCGGTGGAAATTCGCTAACAGACATTTTCACATTCGGTCGCATCGCAACCAACACCGCTATCGCAGAATATCTGGGTTAA
- the adhB gene encoding Alcohol dehydrogenase — translation MKSAIFEKAGLMTVEEVAKPTLQADDDVIIKVVRACVCGSDLWSYANGDEKAAHSENSGHEALGIVEEVGSAITTVQPGDFVIVPFTHGCGECDACRAGFDGTCDNHPGDTNWSSGFQSEYVRFHYANWALIKIPGQPSDYSEGMMKSLLTLADVMPTGYHAARVADVKRGDKVVVIGDGAVGQCAVIAAKMRGASQIVLMSRHEDRQQMALASGATAVVAERGEEGIAKVRQILGGGADAALECVGTEAAMEQALGVIHNGGRIGFVGVPHYNNRPLGSTFAQNITVGGGPASVTTYDKQLLLKAVLDGDINPGRVFTNTYRLDDINQAYKDMQDRKTIKSLIAMD, via the coding sequence ATGAAATCTGCTATTTTTGAAAAAGCTGGTCTGATGACTGTTGAAGAAGTGGCTAAGCCAACTTTGCAAGCTGACGATGATGTTATTATCAAGGTTGTTCGTGCTTGTGTCTGCGGTTCTGACCTTTGGTCTTATGCTAATGGTGATGAAAAAGCTGCACATTCTGAAAACTCAGGTCACGAAGCTCTTGGTATTGTTGAAGAAGTTGGTTCTGCCATTACGACCGTACAACCTGGTGATTTTGTCATCGTGCCATTTACTCACGGTTGTGGGGAATGTGATGCTTGTCGTGCTGGTTTTGACGGAACGTGTGATAACCACCCTGGCGACACAAACTGGTCTTCTGGTTTCCAATCAGAATATGTCCGCTTCCACTATGCTAACTGGGCTTTGATTAAAATCCCTGGGCAACCGTCTGATTATTCAGAAGGTATGATGAAATCACTCCTTACTTTGGCTGATGTTATGCCAACAGGTTATCATGCTGCGCGTGTTGCTGACGTAAAACGTGGCGATAAAGTCGTTGTTATTGGTGATGGAGCGGTTGGACAATGTGCCGTTATTGCGGCGAAAATGCGCGGAGCTTCTCAGATTGTCTTGATGAGCCGACACGAAGACCGTCAACAAATGGCGCTTGCTTCAGGAGCTACCGCTGTCGTTGCTGAACGCGGTGAAGAAGGCATTGCTAAGGTTCGTCAAATTCTCGGCGGAGGAGCTGACGCTGCTCTTGAATGTGTCGGTACAGAAGCTGCTATGGAGCAAGCTCTCGGTGTTATCCACAATGGCGGACGTATTGGATTTGTTGGTGTCCCTCATTACAATAATCGTCCGCTAGGTTCAACATTTGCACAAAACATTACTGTCGGAGGCGGTCCAGCTTCTGTCACTACCTACGACAAACAACTCCTTCTTAAAGCAGTCCTTGACGGTGACATTAACCCAGGTCGCGTCTTTACAAACACTTATCGCTTGGATGACATTAACCAAGCCTACAAAGATATGCAAGACCGTAAAACCATTAAATCACTGATTGCCATGGACTAA
- the trxA gene encoding Thioredoxin, producing MVHNVTDATFEAETSEGLVLVDFWATWCGPCLMQAPILEQLSQEIDEDELKIVKIDVDENPDTAQKFGIMSIPTLLFKKDGEVVKQVAGVHTKEQIKEIVAELS from the coding sequence ATGGTACATAATGTTACAGATGCGACATTCGAAGCAGAAACAAGTGAAGGTCTTGTCCTTGTTGACTTTTGGGCAACTTGGTGTGGTCCATGTTTGATGCAAGCGCCAATTTTGGAACAATTGTCACAAGAAATCGATGAAGATGAACTTAAAATCGTCAAAATCGATGTTGATGAAAATCCAGATACCGCACAAAAATTTGGTATCATGTCAATTCCAACATTGCTGTTCAAAAAAGACGGCGAAGTTGTGAAACAAGTGGCTGGTGTGCACACAAAAGAACAAATCAAAGAAATCGTTGCTGAATTAAGTTAA
- a CDS encoding Phosphatidylglycerophosphatase B produces MKNYATFYNKLTRSFQNKPTATRCLQVVNSLLTKIMYLIYPLMLIYLFCIQSNRLLAFILIPALSFMLVSVVRKLLNVPRPYETWNITPLILKNTKGQSMPSRHVFSATIISMAILRLNLILGIFFLILSLVIALCRVLGGVHYPRDVMAGFLVGIVCGLLLFLF; encoded by the coding sequence ATGAAAAATTACGCTACATTTTATAACAAGCTAACACGAAGTTTTCAGAATAAACCAACCGCCACTCGTTGCCTGCAAGTTGTCAACAGTTTATTAACAAAAATCATGTATTTGATTTATCCACTAATGCTCATTTACCTGTTTTGCATACAGTCAAATAGGCTGCTTGCTTTCATTCTTATCCCAGCCCTTTCGTTTATGCTAGTATCAGTTGTACGCAAGCTGCTCAATGTCCCTCGTCCTTACGAGACTTGGAACATCACACCACTTATTTTAAAAAATACCAAGGGACAATCTATGCCAAGTCGTCATGTCTTTTCGGCAACCATTATCAGCATGGCTATTTTACGGTTGAACCTTATTTTGGGCATTTTCTTTCTGATATTATCCCTAGTGATTGCACTTTGCCGCGTTTTAGGCGGTGTACATTATCCTCGCGATGTCATGGCAGGTTTTCTCGTTGGAATCGTCTGTGGATTACTGCTTTTCCTTTTTTAG
- the nadC gene encoding Nicotinate-nucleotide pyrophosphorylase, with the protein MLDPITLKLNVDPLILSALSEDINNEDVSTNSVMPENVVGQVDLICKEDGIICGLSVFERVFYLLDSTTTFDVWVKDGEAVKAGQHLGTVRGDIRVLLSGKRTSLNYLQRMSGIATYTHEMAELLKDTPITLLDSRKTTPNNRIFEKYAVKVGGGKNHRYNLSDGVLLKDNHIGAAGGVKEAVLAAKNYAPSVRKIEIEVETIEMVKEAVEAGADIIMLDNMDHDTMKEAVTVVNGKAEIEISGNVTKENLASYIDLNVQYVSSRAITHSAKILDLSLKNLHPVDN; encoded by the coding sequence ATGTTAGACCCAATTACTCTAAAATTAAACGTTGACCCGCTCATTTTGAGTGCTTTGTCTGAAGATATTAACAATGAAGATGTCTCAACGAATAGTGTTATGCCTGAAAATGTGGTTGGTCAAGTTGATTTGATTTGTAAAGAAGATGGGATTATCTGTGGCTTATCTGTTTTTGAACGCGTTTTTTACTTGCTTGACTCAACGACAACCTTTGACGTTTGGGTGAAAGACGGTGAAGCTGTCAAGGCAGGACAACATTTGGGAACCGTTCGTGGTGATATTCGTGTCTTACTGTCAGGCAAACGTACGTCTCTTAACTATTTGCAACGCATGAGTGGCATTGCGACTTACACGCATGAAATGGCAGAGCTGTTAAAAGACACTCCGATTACACTTCTTGATTCACGTAAGACCACGCCAAATAATCGTATTTTTGAAAAATACGCTGTTAAAGTTGGTGGCGGTAAAAATCACCGTTACAATTTATCAGACGGTGTTCTATTGAAAGATAATCACATTGGCGCAGCAGGTGGTGTAAAGGAAGCAGTTCTTGCTGCTAAAAATTATGCTCCGTCTGTTCGTAAAATTGAAATCGAAGTTGAAACGATTGAAATGGTCAAAGAAGCTGTGGAAGCAGGTGCTGATATTATCATGCTTGATAACATGGACCATGACACAATGAAAGAAGCAGTTACTGTGGTTAACGGCAAGGCAGAAATCGAAATTTCTGGAAATGTGACTAAGGAAAATCTGGCTTCTTATATTGATTTGAATGTTCAATATGTCTCAAGCAGAGCGATTACTCATTCTGCTAAAATTTTGGATTTATCCCTTAAAAATCTACATCCTGTTGATAACTGA
- the nadB gene encoding L-aspartate oxidase: MDALYAVGETACNGVHGQNRLASNSLLESLVFAKRAAKDLVAHYETVAKLPESLSELDLEDYQDQESLEEDYKKMVLEKLAEQNQLASYIV; this comes from the coding sequence ATGGATGCTTTGTATGCGGTTGGTGAAACAGCTTGTAATGGTGTGCATGGGCAAAACCGTCTGGCAAGTAATTCGCTGCTTGAAAGTCTCGTTTTTGCGAAACGTGCGGCTAAAGATTTGGTGGCTCACTATGAAACAGTTGCTAAATTGCCAGAAAGCTTGTCAGAGCTAGATTTGGAAGATTATCAAGACCAAGAAAGTCTCGAAGAGGACTACAAGAAAATGGTGCTTGAAAAGTTAGCCGAGCAAAATCAACTGGCTAGTTATATTGTATAG
- the nadB gene encoding L-aspartate oxidase: protein MEHSCLLDILEEDNRCYGGVVRLENGDLEKIRADVTVLASGGVGGLYKNSTNFKHLTGDALAISLKHDIELKDMSYVQIHPTTLYQENPKERPFLISESVRGEGALLYDKNMNRFVDELQPRDVVAQAILKQMKKDGTDHVWEDLRTIPKKELEEHFPNILAHCREAGYDPFTECIPVVPAQHYFMG from the coding sequence ATGGAACACAGCTGTCTGCTTGATATTTTAGAAGAAGATAATCGCTGTTACGGTGGCGTGGTGCGTCTTGAAAATGGTGATTTGGAAAAAATCAGAGCTGACGTGACTGTTCTTGCCAGCGGTGGTGTTGGTGGTTTGTATAAAAATAGCACCAATTTCAAACATTTGACAGGTGATGCGCTAGCTATTTCTCTAAAACATGACATTGAACTCAAGGATATGTCATATGTGCAAATTCACCCAACCACTCTTTATCAAGAAAATCCAAAAGAACGCCCATTTTTGATTTCTGAATCCGTTCGTGGGGAAGGGGCACTGCTTTACGATAAAAATATGAATCGTTTTGTGGATGAATTGCAGCCTCGTGACGTTGTAGCACAAGCTATTTTAAAACAAATGAAAAAAGACGGCACAGACCATGTTTGGGAAGATTTACGCACCATTCCCAAAAAAGAATTGGAAGAGCATTTTCCAAATATCTTGGCACATTGTCGTGAGGCTGGCTACGACCCATTCACAGAATGTATTCCTGTCGTGCCAGCGCAGCATTATTTCATGGGTTGA
- the nadB gene encoding L-aspartate oxidase codes for MSQELQITIITKDTLENSDSFLAQGGICMLKDDSDYESFFEDTLRAGHYKNDKVSVDLMIKSSPDVIKDLLDFGVDFQRDENGNLAFTREGAHSDKRILFYQDTTGKKSQADCLLRLKSVQTLR; via the coding sequence TTGTCACAAGAACTTCAAATTACTATTATTACTAAAGATACATTAGAAAATAGCGATTCCTTTTTAGCTCAAGGTGGGATTTGTATGTTAAAAGATGATTCGGATTATGAATCGTTTTTTGAGGACACTTTGCGAGCTGGTCATTATAAGAATGACAAGGTTTCTGTTGATTTGATGATTAAGTCATCACCTGATGTTATCAAAGATTTGCTTGATTTTGGTGTGGATTTTCAACGTGATGAAAATGGCAATCTAGCCTTTACACGTGAGGGTGCGCATTCGGATAAACGTATTCTTTTTTATCAAGACACAACAGGAAAGAAATCACAAGCAGATTGCTTGCTGCGGTTAAAAAGCGTTCAAACATTACGTTGA
- the tnpA gene encoding IS1167, transposase, whose protein sequence is MEQLYHTTQLIGIKDKNITLNKVLKHKTHIEMIATLDYAPGNCNHCQGKQIKYDFQKPSKIPFLEVAGFPSLIRLKKRRFQCKNCRKVTVSETSLVQKNCQISEPLRQKVAQALVNRQALTHIAQDLAISTSTVHRKLREFTFKEDFSRLPEILSIDEFSYQKGKLAFIAQDFETKKIITILENRTQTTIRNHFFRYSKEARNSVKVVTVDMSGSYIPMIPKLFPKAKIVIDRFHIVQHMSRALNHTRIQLMKQFDKKSLEYRALKYYWKSVLKDSRKLSLNSFRSRTFGETLTPKECLTEIFHLVPELKGYYDLYQLLLFHLQEKNADYFFDLIEEALPHLNQTFKTALRTILHHKQHVINAIELPYSNAKLEATNKLIKDIKRNAFGFRNFDNFKKRIFIALNMQKEKTHFVSSRA, encoded by the coding sequence ATGGAACAACTCTATCATACTACACAATTGATTGGAATTAAAGACAAAAATATCACGTTGAACAAAGTTTTGAAACACAAGACACACATTGAGATGATAGCTACACTGGACTACGCTCCTGGAAACTGTAATCACTGTCAGGGAAAACAGATAAAATATGACTTCCAAAAGCCATCGAAAATACCATTTCTTGAGGTGGCTGGCTTCCCCAGTCTTATTAGGCTCAAGAAACGGCGTTTTCAATGCAAGAATTGTCGTAAGGTAACCGTCTCTGAAACCAGCTTGGTACAGAAAAACTGTCAAATCTCTGAACCTCTCAGACAGAAGGTCGCGCAAGCCTTGGTCAATCGTCAAGCCTTAACACACATTGCTCAGGATTTAGCGATTTCAACCTCTACCGTACACCGAAAACTCAGGGAATTCACTTTCAAAGAGGACTTCTCTCGTCTGCCTGAAATCCTCTCCATCGATGAGTTTTCGTATCAAAAAGGAAAGCTTGCCTTCATTGCACAGGATTTTGAGACCAAGAAAATCATCACCATCCTTGAGAATCGGACACAAACAACCATTCGCAATCATTTCTTCAGGTATTCTAAAGAGGCTAGGAACAGCGTGAAAGTCGTTACCGTTGATATGTCTGGCAGCTACATCCCGATGATTCCTAAGCTCTTTCCCAAAGCTAAGATTGTTATTGACCGTTTCCACATTGTTCAACACATGAGCCGTGCTCTTAATCACACACGTATTCAACTTATGAAACAGTTCGACAAGAAATCTTTAGAATATCGTGCCCTCAAATACTACTGGAAATCCGTGCTGAAAGACAGTCGTAAACTCTCTCTAAACAGCTTTCGTTCAAGGACTTTTGGAGAAACGCTCACACCAAAAGAATGTTTGACCGAGATATTCCACCTTGTCCCTGAGTTGAAAGGGTATTATGACCTCTACCAGCTCCTACTGTTCCACCTGCAAGAGAAAAACGCTGACTACTTCTTTGACTTGATTGAAGAAGCCTTACCACATCTCAATCAAACCTTTAAAACAGCTCTGAGAACTATCCTTCACCACAAGCAACACGTCATAAACGCTATTGAGCTTCCTTATTCTAACGCCAAACTGGAGGCAACCAACAAACTCATCAAAGACATCAAGCGTAATGCCTTTGGATTCAGGAACTTTGACAACTTTAAAAAACGTATCTTTATCGCTTTAAACATGCAAAAAGAGAAGACGCATTTCGTCTCCTCTCGTGCTTAG